In one Nitrososphaera viennensis EN76 genomic region, the following are encoded:
- a CDS encoding glycerate kinase type-2 family protein, which produces MIKNRADLERVHGRGAGIALGAVEAAIKSVEPGTLVKRAVRAGNKGSITFSDICGRSFTVRGFKEVYVVGAGKAAAPMAAAVSKILKGRVAGGAINVPRGARFAAAIDHVSTTCASHPVPDECGVRGAKKIARVLEKADEDDLAIVLISGGGSALLPLPADGISLFDKQQATKALLASGASIHEINAVRKHLSAIKGGQLARRARCRVVSLVLSDVIGDDLAVIASGPTFPDPTTYSDALEIVKRYRIGNAKVSRYLEKGADGKIAETPKPGDPLFSRVRNILIGNNQVACESAARYLARRVSAVESLGSEFDGEAQDFGRFVAKVASGRPGPFAIVAGGETTVRLGNATAGKGGRNQEAALACALALKEPKGMTAAFVGTDGIDGNSDAAGAIISERSAKAVAADRANARRYLRGHDSYSALKKMESLVFTGYTGTNVNDIAIALRLNS; this is translated from the coding sequence ATGATCAAAAACCGCGCGGACCTTGAAAGGGTGCACGGCAGGGGCGCCGGGATAGCGCTTGGTGCAGTCGAGGCCGCGATAAAAAGCGTCGAGCCGGGGACGCTTGTAAAGCGTGCAGTCAGGGCAGGCAACAAAGGCTCGATCACGTTTTCCGACATTTGCGGCAGGTCGTTTACGGTAAGGGGTTTCAAAGAAGTTTACGTTGTCGGTGCAGGCAAGGCAGCCGCGCCAATGGCCGCGGCTGTATCAAAGATATTGAAAGGAAGGGTCGCTGGCGGCGCAATAAACGTCCCCAGAGGAGCGCGTTTTGCAGCAGCAATCGACCACGTTTCAACTACATGCGCTTCGCATCCCGTCCCCGATGAATGCGGCGTCAGGGGAGCGAAAAAGATCGCAAGGGTGCTCGAAAAAGCAGATGAAGACGACCTTGCAATAGTCCTGATATCTGGCGGCGGCTCGGCGCTCTTGCCGCTCCCCGCAGACGGCATATCGCTTTTTGACAAGCAGCAGGCCACAAAGGCCCTGCTTGCATCAGGAGCGTCCATCCACGAGATAAACGCGGTGAGAAAGCACCTGTCGGCAATCAAGGGAGGCCAGCTTGCAAGGCGCGCAAGGTGCAGGGTAGTCTCGCTTGTCCTGTCAGACGTCATCGGCGACGACCTTGCAGTCATTGCGTCTGGCCCCACGTTTCCAGACCCGACCACGTATTCCGACGCGCTAGAGATAGTCAAAAGATACAGAATTGGAAATGCAAAGGTATCAAGGTATCTTGAAAAGGGGGCAGACGGCAAGATCGCCGAGACGCCCAAGCCGGGCGATCCGCTGTTTAGCCGCGTCAGGAACATCCTGATAGGAAACAACCAGGTTGCCTGCGAGAGTGCCGCCAGGTACCTTGCGCGGCGAGTATCAGCAGTCGAGAGCCTCGGGTCTGAATTTGACGGGGAAGCGCAAGACTTTGGCAGGTTTGTCGCCAAGGTCGCGTCTGGCAGGCCCGGCCCGTTTGCAATAGTCGCAGGGGGAGAAACGACCGTGAGGCTTGGAAACGCGACAGCAGGCAAGGGCGGAAGAAACCAGGAAGCAGCTCTTGCCTGCGCCCTTGCGCTCAAAGAGCCAAAAGGCATGACGGCGGCGTTTGTCGGGACTGACGGGATTGACGGCAATTCCGATGCCGCCGGCGCCATAATTTCAGAAAGGTCTGCCAAGGCAGTAGCGGCAGACAGGGCAAATGCGCGGCGTTACCTGCGCGGCCACGACAGCTATAGCGCGCTCAAAAAGATGGAATCGCTGGTATTCACCGGTTACACTGGAACCAACGTAAACGACATTGCAATAGCACTGAGGCTCAATAGCTGA
- a CDS encoding biotin--[acetyl-CoA-carboxylase] ligase: MTTRAAQDQYRRLEEFLELLKKSPDFASGQSLAKRAGISRSAVWKQVRRLRQCGYSIESLHGMGYRLASGTTHPVPWELGRILKTSFVGKGRIVYRDSADSTQNIAIALAEKHEDVHGAVAIAEQQNSGRGRMKRRWLSPRGGVWLSVVLKPSIPTAASTMLPFVAALAVCDAVRQRTGLLATLKWPNDVMVGGKKAAGILLDLSAEAETVNYAVIGIGINANVDTSRMKIDDREGRPAITSLKEELGGRDVNRLELARLLLENLERFYGMLESGGGPEKIVAEWRRRSDMLGKKVSVVQAQQGKKAAAVEGVAADINDDGSLLLKTKSGDVNVVSGDVHVSY, translated from the coding sequence ATGACAACCCGCGCAGCGCAAGATCAATATCGCCGGCTTGAAGAATTTCTCGAACTGCTGAAAAAATCGCCAGATTTTGCGTCCGGCCAGTCGCTTGCAAAGAGGGCAGGCATATCGAGGAGCGCAGTGTGGAAGCAGGTGCGCAGGCTGCGCCAGTGCGGCTACTCTATTGAATCTCTGCACGGCATGGGCTACAGGCTTGCCAGCGGCACGACCCATCCCGTGCCGTGGGAGCTTGGCAGGATCCTGAAAACGTCGTTTGTGGGAAAGGGCAGAATAGTCTACCGCGACAGCGCCGACTCGACGCAGAACATCGCAATCGCGCTTGCAGAAAAGCACGAGGACGTCCACGGGGCGGTGGCGATAGCGGAGCAGCAGAACAGCGGCCGCGGGCGCATGAAGAGAAGGTGGCTTTCACCGCGGGGCGGCGTCTGGCTGTCTGTCGTGCTAAAGCCGTCGATACCCACTGCCGCAAGCACGATGCTCCCGTTTGTGGCGGCGCTTGCCGTGTGCGACGCGGTGCGCCAGAGGACAGGCCTTTTGGCGACTCTAAAGTGGCCAAACGACGTGATGGTGGGTGGCAAAAAGGCCGCCGGCATACTGCTTGACCTGAGCGCCGAGGCCGAGACGGTCAACTATGCCGTCATCGGAATAGGGATAAACGCAAACGTCGACACGTCGCGGATGAAAATAGACGACAGGGAGGGCAGGCCCGCCATAACGTCGCTAAAAGAAGAGCTTGGCGGCCGCGACGTCAACCGCCTAGAGCTTGCAAGGTTGCTGCTTGAAAACCTTGAGCGGTTCTACGGCATGCTGGAAAGCGGCGGCGGGCCGGAAAAAATAGTCGCAGAGTGGCGCCGGCGCTCTGACATGCTTGGCAAGAAAGTGTCAGTCGTGCAGGCGCAGCAGGGCAAGAAGGCTGCTGCTGTTGAAGGTGTTGCAGCCGACATCAACGACGACGGCTCGCTCTTGCTAAAGACCAAGTCAGGGGACGTGAACGTTGTGTCCGGCGACGTCCATGTCAGCTATTGA
- a CDS encoding redox-regulated ATPase YchF, translated as MIKIGLIGKTNTGKTTFFNSATLASAEISNYPFTTKQANIGNAHAITVCVHKEFGVQDNPKNSRCIDGWRFIPVELVDLPGLIKGAWEGKGLGNQFLSIAAQSDALLHIVDASGSIDASGKIAEPGSGDPVADVGDIEEELVMWYLKLFEANRDKISRNIDSGIEPVSAITEVFRGIGVREDHVRMALAQNNLASMPLDDFGPQQSKDFCWSLRDISKPTLIVANKVDLPTATDNFRRLREEYKDMIVVPSSADAELTLRRAESRGLIRYIPGDERFEINEQTPLNDKQKWALNFIRKDILGEYMRTGVQFAINVAVFKLLKMNAVYPVADAKKMSDKHGNVLPDVYLMRSGSTVEDLAREIHSELAKGLLYALDARDGLHLPANYHLKDRDVLSIVSAKKKK; from the coding sequence ATGATCAAAATCGGCCTGATCGGCAAGACGAACACGGGCAAGACGACGTTCTTTAATTCCGCCACGCTTGCGTCAGCCGAGATATCAAACTACCCGTTCACGACAAAGCAGGCAAACATCGGCAACGCGCACGCGATCACCGTGTGCGTCCACAAGGAGTTTGGCGTGCAGGACAACCCGAAGAACTCTCGCTGCATAGACGGCTGGCGGTTCATCCCTGTGGAGCTTGTGGACCTGCCGGGCCTCATCAAGGGCGCCTGGGAGGGAAAGGGGCTTGGCAACCAGTTCCTGTCGATAGCGGCGCAGTCCGACGCGCTCTTGCACATCGTCGACGCGTCGGGCAGCATCGACGCGTCTGGCAAGATAGCCGAGCCGGGTTCCGGCGACCCCGTGGCAGACGTGGGAGACATCGAGGAGGAGCTCGTGATGTGGTACCTGAAACTGTTCGAGGCAAACCGCGACAAGATATCGCGCAACATCGACTCGGGCATCGAGCCGGTCTCTGCAATAACGGAGGTATTCCGCGGCATCGGGGTGAGGGAGGACCACGTGCGGATGGCGCTTGCGCAGAACAACCTTGCAAGCATGCCGCTGGACGACTTTGGGCCGCAGCAGAGCAAGGACTTTTGCTGGAGCCTCCGGGACATATCCAAGCCGACACTGATAGTGGCAAACAAGGTCGACCTGCCGACAGCTACCGACAATTTCCGCCGGCTGCGCGAAGAGTACAAGGACATGATAGTCGTCCCGTCGAGCGCGGACGCCGAGCTGACGCTCCGGCGCGCCGAAAGCCGCGGGCTGATACGGTACATACCCGGCGACGAGCGCTTTGAGATAAACGAGCAGACGCCCCTTAACGACAAGCAAAAGTGGGCCCTCAACTTTATACGCAAAGACATCCTGGGCGAGTACATGCGGACAGGCGTCCAGTTTGCGATAAACGTCGCGGTGTTCAAGCTGCTAAAGATGAACGCAGTCTACCCTGTCGCAGACGCCAAGAAAATGTCGGACAAGCACGGAAACGTGCTCCCTGACGTCTACCTGATGCGCTCCGGCTCTACCGTCGAGGACCTTGCAAGGGAGATACACAGCGAGCTTGCAAAGGGCCTGCTGTACGCGCTGGACGCCCGCGACGGCCTTCACCTGCCCGCCAACTACCACCTGAAGGACCGCGACGTGCTTTCGATAGTATCGGCAAAGAAAAAGAAATGA